A single window of Camarhynchus parvulus chromosome 9, STF_HiC, whole genome shotgun sequence DNA harbors:
- the CCL20 gene encoding C-C motif chemokine 20 yields the protein MSGCSSKSMVLVSLLGLLALLLCGTSEAQSNQDCCLSYTKVRLPKWALKGYTEQLPSEVCDIPAIIFHTLNGLNACVNPEEGWVKKHLLFLSHRLRRMSA from the exons AtgagtggctgcagcagcaagagcatGGTCCTGGtctccctgctggggctcctggcGCTGCTCCTGTGCGGCACCTCGGAAG CACAAAGTAACCAGGATTGCTGCCTGTCCTACACCAAAGTGCGTCTGCCTAAGTGGGCCCTGAAGGGTTACACTGAACAGCTCCCCAGTGAGGTCTGCGACATCCCTGCCATCAT tttccaCACTCTCAATGGGCTGAATGCCTGTGTAAATCCTGAGGAAGGCTGGGTGAAGAAACATCTCCTTTTCCTGAG CCACAGGCTCAGGAGGATGTCAGCCTGA